The following proteins are co-located in the Sphingomonas donggukensis genome:
- the pyrC gene encoding dihydroorotase, with amino-acid sequence MTAPQTPPDRLTIRRPDDWHVHLRDGAMLAAVAPATARQFARAIVMPNLVPPVTDVAAAAAYRSRILAALPGGADFTPLMTCYLTDATDADEVRRGYAEGVFAACKLYPAHATTNSAHGVTSIAHIAPVLEAMQAVGMPLLIHGEVTDPAIDIFDREAVFVERVLTPLLADFPALKIVLEHITTQEAAAIVLANPERLGATVTPQHLLINRNALFAGGLRPHAYCLPVAKRERHRIAVRRAATSGARNIFLGTDSAPHVVEAKQSGCGCAGIFSALTALELYAGVFDEDGALDRFEAFASENGARFYGLPLNAGTVTLERGALAVPEMLAAGDSGVVPFRAGETLGWRMVG; translated from the coding sequence ATGACCGCCCCCCAGACACCGCCCGACCGCCTGACGATCCGCCGGCCCGACGACTGGCACGTCCATCTGCGCGACGGCGCGATGCTGGCGGCGGTGGCACCGGCGACCGCGCGCCAGTTTGCCCGCGCGATCGTGATGCCCAACCTGGTCCCGCCGGTGACCGACGTCGCCGCCGCCGCAGCCTATCGCTCCCGCATCCTGGCGGCGCTGCCCGGCGGCGCGGACTTCACGCCGCTGATGACCTGCTACCTGACCGACGCGACCGACGCCGACGAAGTGCGTCGCGGCTATGCAGAGGGCGTGTTCGCCGCCTGCAAGCTCTACCCCGCGCACGCCACCACCAATTCCGCCCACGGCGTCACCAGCATCGCCCATATCGCCCCGGTGCTCGAGGCGATGCAGGCGGTCGGCATGCCGCTCTTGATCCACGGCGAGGTCACCGATCCCGCGATCGACATATTCGACCGGGAAGCGGTGTTCGTCGAGCGCGTGCTGACCCCGCTGCTCGCCGATTTCCCGGCACTGAAGATCGTGCTGGAGCACATCACCACCCAGGAAGCCGCAGCGATCGTGCTCGCGAACCCGGAGCGTCTGGGCGCGACGGTCACCCCCCAGCACCTGCTCATCAACCGCAACGCGCTGTTCGCAGGCGGCCTTCGCCCGCACGCCTATTGCCTGCCCGTCGCCAAGCGTGAGCGCCACCGGATCGCAGTGCGCCGTGCCGCGACATCGGGCGCGCGCAACATCTTCCTCGGCACCGACAGCGCGCCGCACGTTGTCGAGGCCAAGCAATCCGGCTGCGGCTGCGCGGGCATCTTCTCGGCGCTCACGGCGCTGGAGCTCTATGCGGGCGTGTTCGACGAGGACGGCGCGCTCGACAGGTTCGAAGCGTTCGCCAGCGAAAACGGCGCGCGCTTCTACGGGCTCCCGCTGAACGCGGGAACAGTGACGCTGGAGCGCGGGGCGCTGGCGGTGCCCGAGATGCTGGCGGCGGGCGATAGCGGCGTGGTGCCGTTCCGCGCGGGCGAGACGCTCGGGTGGCGCATGGTGGGTTAG
- a CDS encoding DUF2163 domain-containing protein encodes MSWLDEDITTLAICWRLERRDGIAIGLTDHDRDLVIDGNLYRASPGMTPSAIRRGEGADSVEVAGALTSAAISERDLIGGRWDGARVAVFAVDWTDTANRVALGEGSIGAVETGEGGFTAELRGRASRLERPVAEETTPECRAELGDRRCRVAMAGRQQLARVVASDAEIVTLDSAVPIAGGWGGGRLRWVDGANAGIEQIVAASAGADATLRTLPPFAVAVGDRVEVIEGCDKSLATCSGRFANVANFRGEPYLPGIDLLTRFPGA; translated from the coding sequence ATGAGCTGGCTGGATGAGGATATCACCACGCTTGCGATCTGCTGGCGATTGGAACGGCGCGACGGCATCGCCATAGGCCTGACCGATCACGACCGCGACCTGGTGATCGACGGCAATCTGTATCGCGCGAGTCCGGGCATGACGCCGTCGGCTATCCGTCGCGGTGAGGGTGCGGACAGCGTCGAGGTGGCGGGCGCGCTGACGTCGGCGGCGATATCGGAGCGCGACCTGATCGGCGGGCGCTGGGACGGGGCGCGGGTGGCGGTGTTCGCGGTTGACTGGACCGACACCGCGAACCGCGTGGCGCTGGGCGAGGGCAGTATCGGCGCGGTCGAGACCGGTGAAGGCGGTTTCACCGCTGAACTGCGCGGGCGGGCGAGCCGGCTGGAGCGGCCGGTCGCCGAGGAGACGACGCCCGAGTGCCGTGCCGAGCTTGGCGACCGGCGGTGCCGCGTGGCGATGGCCGGGCGGCAGCAACTGGCGCGGGTGGTGGCGAGCGACGCGGAGATCGTGACGCTGGATAGCGCCGTGCCGATTGCGGGCGGCTGGGGCGGCGGGCGGCTGCGCTGGGTCGACGGGGCGAATGCGGGGATAGAGCAAATAGTCGCAGCGTCGGCGGGCGCCGACGCGACGCTGCGGACGCTGCCGCCGTTTGCGGTCGCGGTGGGCGACCGGGTCGAGGTGATCGAGGGATGCGACAAGAGCCTGGCGACGTGCAGCGGGCGCTTTGCCAACGTGGCGAACTTTCGCGGCGAGCCGTATCTGCCGGGCATCGACCTGCTGACGCGGTTCCCCGGCGCATGA
- a CDS encoding phage tail baseplate protein, whose amino-acid sequence MATVILTAVGTVVAGPIGGAIGAIAGQAIDNAIFKPPTREGPRLTELALQSSSYGAPIPKLFGTMRVAGTVIWSTDLIEHVTTSGGGKSRPATRTYSYAASFAVALSGRPIASIGRIWADGNLLRGAAGDWKMPVQFRVHAGDEDQDADPLITSAEGIALAPAHRGIAYVVFEDLALAEFGNRIPSLTFEVTADAGPVSCGGIVTALSDGAVDGAGATLPLGGYSAYGDSLRSVVATLAEVSGAWSDGDGGALTEGAGPVSEIVDAGTGGKGRARRAIAPADTAPRSVTVQYYDAARDYQTGLQVAARPGGGQRVLRVELPAVLDAGAAKTLAAATLTRIDVARERRVVTLDWRSIALAPGARVAITGEAGVWRVAGWSLEGMALTLELVRIARAPIATAATPGRVVSAPDLAVGETVLHAFEMPPVDDTLLTAPRLTIAAAGTGPGWRGAALQLSLDGGARWVAVGERRAPAVLGWVAESLAAAGATLVDRHNALTVTLATEAMTLGDADAAAVDGGANLAIVGDELIQFERAEPLGGAAWRLSGLWRGRRGTEWAAGAAGAGDRFVLIDAAALNDVALPLSAVGGTATVLASGAGGEVTASTAISGDSVRPPSPVHGRSDVLDGIARLRWIRRSRSGWRWSDGIDAPLAEEREAYRVEIGSAAIETTMAEIAPPAASEGIASVRQIGTYGSSRARFLTDIAS is encoded by the coding sequence ATGGCGACGGTGATCCTGACCGCGGTCGGCACGGTGGTCGCCGGGCCGATCGGCGGCGCGATCGGCGCGATTGCGGGGCAGGCGATCGACAATGCGATCTTCAAGCCGCCGACGCGCGAGGGGCCGCGGCTGACCGAACTGGCGCTGCAATCCTCGTCCTACGGCGCGCCGATCCCAAAGCTGTTCGGAACGATGCGGGTGGCGGGCACCGTCATCTGGTCGACCGACCTGATCGAGCATGTGACGACCAGCGGGGGCGGCAAGTCGCGCCCGGCGACGCGCACGTACAGCTATGCCGCGAGCTTCGCGGTGGCGCTGTCGGGACGCCCCATCGCGTCGATCGGGCGGATCTGGGCGGACGGCAACCTGCTGCGCGGGGCGGCGGGCGACTGGAAGATGCCGGTGCAGTTCCGCGTCCATGCGGGCGACGAGGATCAGGACGCCGACCCGCTGATCACATCGGCGGAGGGGATCGCCCTGGCGCCGGCGCACCGCGGCATCGCCTATGTCGTGTTCGAGGATCTGGCGCTTGCGGAATTCGGAAATCGCATTCCGTCGCTGACGTTCGAGGTGACCGCGGACGCCGGGCCGGTGTCATGCGGGGGCATCGTGACGGCGCTGTCCGACGGCGCGGTCGATGGCGCCGGCGCGACGCTGCCGCTCGGCGGGTATTCGGCCTATGGCGACAGCCTGCGCAGCGTCGTCGCGACTCTGGCCGAGGTCAGCGGCGCGTGGAGCGATGGCGACGGCGGCGCGCTGACCGAGGGTGCGGGGCCGGTCAGCGAAATCGTCGATGCCGGGACCGGGGGCAAGGGCCGCGCGCGGCGCGCGATCGCCCCTGCCGATACCGCGCCGCGCAGCGTGACCGTGCAATATTACGATGCCGCGCGCGATTATCAGACGGGGTTGCAGGTCGCGGCCCGGCCCGGCGGTGGCCAGCGGGTGCTGCGCGTCGAACTGCCGGCGGTGCTCGATGCGGGTGCGGCGAAGACGCTGGCGGCGGCGACGCTGACGCGGATCGACGTCGCGCGCGAGCGGCGGGTGGTGACGCTGGACTGGCGATCAATCGCGCTTGCTCCGGGCGCGCGGGTGGCGATCACCGGGGAGGCGGGCGTGTGGCGCGTCGCGGGCTGGTCGCTCGAAGGAATGGCGCTGACGCTCGAGTTGGTACGGATCGCGCGCGCGCCGATCGCGACGGCGGCGACGCCGGGTCGAGTGGTGTCGGCGCCAGATTTGGCGGTGGGGGAGACTGTGCTCCACGCGTTCGAGATGCCGCCGGTCGACGACACTCTGCTCACCGCGCCGCGGCTGACGATCGCAGCGGCGGGGACCGGGCCGGGGTGGCGTGGGGCCGCGCTGCAGCTGAGCCTGGACGGCGGCGCGCGTTGGGTCGCGGTCGGGGAACGGCGCGCGCCGGCGGTGCTCGGCTGGGTCGCAGAGTCGCTCGCCGCGGCGGGGGCGACGCTGGTCGATCGCCACAACGCGCTGACGGTGACGCTGGCGACCGAGGCGATGACGCTCGGCGATGCCGATGCCGCGGCTGTCGATGGCGGCGCGAACCTGGCAATCGTCGGCGACGAGTTGATCCAGTTCGAGCGTGCCGAGCCGCTGGGCGGCGCGGCGTGGCGGCTGAGCGGATTGTGGCGCGGTCGGCGGGGGACCGAGTGGGCGGCGGGCGCGGCAGGGGCGGGCGATCGCTTCGTGCTGATCGACGCGGCGGCGCTGAACGACGTCGCGCTGCCACTGTCGGCGGTCGGGGGGACGGCGACCGTCCTGGCATCGGGTGCGGGCGGCGAGGTGACGGCAAGCACCGCGATCAGCGGCGATTCGGTGCGCCCGCCGTCGCCCGTCCACGGACGGAGCGACGTCCTCGATGGTATCGCTCGCCTGCGCTGGATCCGCCGCAGTCGCAGCGGATGGCGGTGGAGCGACGGAATCGACGCGCCGCTGGCCGAAGAGCGGGAGGCGTACCGGGTCGAGATCGGCAGCGCCGCGATCGAGACGACAATGGCCGAGATTGCTCCGCCTGCCGCCTCCGAAGGGATCGCCAGCGTCCGCCAGATCGGCACCTACGGATCGTCGCGCGCCCGGTTTTTGACTGACATCGCAAGCTGA
- a CDS encoding DUF2460 domain-containing protein: protein MAHWLAGKAPDDGITSHIQRFDPRFWTINFPRPMMASVVTTAADGLRVDAVFYRRDDLAGLIWESEDRHDHVLLRYETARDYRQCGLKFRWRSSGIRALDAVDGPTLTIEGRDADGVARSWYVRLWNYAVGTPADAVITIDFGTVMGGFLLPDEGEAVFAGDIDRMFVSLVPEDFAVAGGNLAAPVEAWVEMSEIACTGAGAVIALADTIVPPHALEIASGYDDSYHLTPARLLRNALRLGYRGAITHYVGMSHYFRLEPLGDGHYVSLAGGVVNVAAAAWHRDFAVKAKALDYDVIWSLSYELFDAHCWNDWKQRAWDGAPALTGWVPPSTLLSPAHGGAMAYLRQVAVAFVGYAIESGLAVKFQVGEPWWWTMPDGRPCLYDAAAVAAFGGALVEIATVRGALDGAQTALLDAAGAVLAASTADLAAAVKTVAPGAETHLLAYLPTILDPRAPEAKRANLPVAWAAPAFDVLQLEDYDWAATGEAGATARGVAAAQARLGYPVERQDYLSGFVLQPEDRAQWAAIDAAAEAARARGVRRAIVWALPQVMRDGFVHFDSDGDRDRDRDMTGFDDVLFPLALGRDAEVATEQATTVLASAGGHESRNAAWAEARTHYDVGPGVRSEGDIAALVAFFRARMGPARGFRLRDPFDWQASDVLIGTGDGARMRFALVKRYGEVTRRITRPVAGSVRVNVGGVATSAFTLEPGGWITLDVPPSAGVAVRATCEFDVAVRFAEDRLTVSRATFMAGVAASVPLVEVREA, encoded by the coding sequence ATGGCGCACTGGCTGGCGGGCAAGGCGCCCGACGACGGGATCACGAGCCATATCCAGCGGTTCGATCCGCGGTTCTGGACGATCAATTTCCCGCGCCCGATGATGGCGAGCGTGGTGACGACGGCGGCGGACGGCTTGCGGGTCGATGCAGTATTCTACCGCCGCGACGATCTGGCCGGGTTGATCTGGGAGAGCGAGGACCGGCACGACCATGTGCTGCTGCGCTACGAGACCGCGCGCGATTACCGGCAGTGCGGGCTGAAATTCCGGTGGCGGTCGAGCGGCATCCGCGCGCTGGACGCGGTGGATGGCCCGACGCTGACGATCGAGGGGCGCGACGCGGATGGCGTGGCGCGCAGCTGGTACGTGCGGTTGTGGAATTATGCGGTGGGCACGCCTGCCGATGCGGTCATCACGATCGATTTCGGCACGGTGATGGGCGGGTTCCTGTTGCCGGACGAGGGCGAGGCGGTGTTCGCGGGCGACATCGACCGGATGTTCGTGTCGCTGGTGCCCGAGGATTTTGCGGTGGCCGGCGGCAATCTGGCGGCGCCGGTCGAGGCGTGGGTGGAGATGAGCGAGATCGCCTGCACCGGCGCGGGGGCGGTCATTGCGCTGGCCGATACGATCGTGCCGCCGCACGCGCTGGAAATCGCGAGCGGCTATGACGACAGCTATCACCTGACGCCGGCCCGGCTGCTGCGCAACGCGCTGCGGCTGGGGTATCGCGGGGCGATCACGCACTATGTCGGGATGAGCCATTATTTCCGGCTCGAGCCCCTGGGCGACGGGCATTACGTCAGCCTGGCGGGCGGCGTGGTGAACGTCGCGGCGGCGGCTTGGCATCGCGATTTCGCCGTGAAGGCGAAGGCGCTCGACTACGACGTGATCTGGTCGCTGTCGTACGAGTTGTTCGATGCGCATTGCTGGAACGACTGGAAGCAGCGGGCGTGGGACGGGGCGCCGGCGCTGACCGGGTGGGTGCCGCCGTCCACCCTGCTCTCGCCAGCGCATGGCGGGGCGATGGCGTATCTGCGCCAGGTCGCGGTGGCGTTCGTCGGATATGCGATCGAGTCAGGACTGGCAGTCAAATTCCAAGTCGGCGAGCCGTGGTGGTGGACGATGCCCGACGGCCGTCCGTGCCTGTACGACGCCGCGGCGGTAGCGGCGTTTGGCGGCGCGCTGGTCGAGATCGCAACGGTGCGCGGAGCATTGGACGGCGCGCAGACGGCATTGCTGGATGCTGCCGGTGCCGTGCTCGCAGCATCGACTGCGGACCTGGCGGCGGCGGTGAAGACGGTGGCACCGGGGGCGGAGACGCATCTGCTGGCGTACCTGCCGACGATCCTCGACCCGCGGGCGCCGGAGGCCAAGCGCGCCAATCTGCCGGTCGCGTGGGCGGCGCCGGCGTTCGATGTGCTGCAACTGGAGGATTACGACTGGGCGGCGACCGGCGAGGCGGGGGCGACCGCGCGCGGCGTCGCGGCGGCGCAGGCGCGGCTGGGCTATCCGGTCGAGCGCCAGGATTATCTGAGCGGGTTTGTGCTGCAGCCTGAGGATCGCGCGCAATGGGCGGCAATCGATGCCGCGGCGGAGGCTGCGCGGGCGCGGGGCGTGCGGCGCGCGATCGTGTGGGCGCTGCCGCAGGTGATGCGCGACGGGTTCGTCCATTTCGACAGCGACGGGGACAGGGACAGGGACAGGGACATGACCGGATTCGACGATGTACTGTTCCCGCTGGCGCTGGGCCGCGATGCCGAGGTCGCGACCGAACAAGCGACGACGGTGCTGGCGAGCGCGGGCGGGCACGAAAGCCGCAACGCCGCCTGGGCCGAGGCGCGGACGCATTACGATGTCGGGCCGGGGGTGCGCAGCGAAGGCGACATCGCCGCGCTGGTCGCGTTCTTTCGCGCGCGGATGGGGCCGGCGCGGGGATTCCGCCTGCGCGATCCGTTCGACTGGCAGGCGAGTGACGTCCTGATCGGGACCGGTGACGGCGCGCGGATGCGGTTCGCGCTGGTGAAGCGATATGGCGAGGTGACGCGGCGGATCACGCGACCCGTGGCGGGGAGCGTGCGGGTGAACGTCGGCGGGGTGGCGACGAGTGCGTTCACGCTGGAGCCGGGGGGCTGGATCACGCTGGACGTGCCGCCAAGCGCGGGCGTCGCGGTGCGTGCGACCTGCGAGTTCGACGTGGCGGTGCGGTTTGCCGAGGACCGGCTGACCGTCAGCCGCGCGACCTTCATGGCCGGGGTCGCAGCGTCGGTGCCGCTGGTCGAGGTGCGCGAGGCATGA
- a CDS encoding DUF2793 domain-containing protein, which yields MTDMTARFALPFIQPGQAQKEMTHNEALASIDIALHAGVVAAGIDVPPASPAPGACWIVGDSPVGAWSGHARMLAGWSDGGWRFVPPCEGMTAWVAADARRLLFRNGSWAVGPVAADILTVGGHAMLGAPVAAIAGPAGGATVDAEGRSTIAAILSALRHHGLMIGA from the coding sequence ATGACCGACATGACGGCGCGCTTCGCCCTGCCCTTCATCCAGCCGGGGCAGGCGCAAAAGGAAATGACCCATAACGAGGCTCTGGCGTCGATCGACATCGCGCTCCATGCGGGCGTGGTGGCGGCGGGGATCGACGTGCCGCCCGCGAGCCCGGCACCGGGAGCGTGCTGGATCGTCGGCGATTCGCCGGTCGGCGCGTGGAGCGGCCACGCGCGCATGCTTGCCGGATGGAGCGATGGCGGGTGGCGCTTCGTGCCGCCGTGCGAGGGGATGACCGCGTGGGTGGCCGCCGACGCGCGCCGCTTGCTCTTCAGGAACGGGTCGTGGGCGGTCGGTCCAGTCGCCGCCGATATCCTGACGGTGGGCGGCCATGCGATGCTGGGCGCCCCCGTCGCGGCGATCGCCGGTCCGGCCGGCGGCGCGACCGTGGATGCGGAGGGGCGCTCCACGATCGCCGCCATTCTTTCCGCCCTGCGCCATCACGGCCTTATGATTGGCGCTTAA
- a CDS encoding YgfZ/GcvT domain-containing protein, which produces MTGTTLPDRAVLRVAGDGSREFLQGLVTQDVAAVSPDRPQWSALLTPQGKALYDFLLWDGGDGTVLIDCERAQAEGLARRLTMYRLRRPVTIAATDIAVHWSRDGGEGVPDPRLAALGRRWLGAAGEPASGWHAHRLALGVTEGVAELGQDATLWLECNARELNGVSFIKGCYVGQENTARMHHRAKVNRRLVVAPGTEAADRTRAVYPELGVKVELRRVEALGDALMTSWLMQAVAA; this is translated from the coding sequence ATGACCGGTACCACCCTTCCCGATCGCGCCGTCCTGCGAGTGGCCGGCGACGGCTCACGCGAGTTCCTGCAGGGGCTGGTGACGCAGGACGTTGCGGCGGTGTCGCCCGATCGACCGCAGTGGTCGGCGCTGCTGACGCCGCAGGGCAAGGCGCTGTACGACTTCCTGCTGTGGGACGGCGGCGACGGCACGGTCCTGATCGATTGCGAGCGCGCGCAGGCCGAGGGATTGGCGCGGCGGCTGACGATGTACCGGCTGCGGCGGCCCGTGACGATCGCGGCGACCGACATCGCGGTGCACTGGTCGCGGGATGGGGGCGAGGGGGTGCCCGATCCGCGACTCGCAGCGCTTGGCCGCCGCTGGCTCGGTGCGGCGGGGGAGCCGGCGAGCGGATGGCACGCGCACCGCCTCGCGCTCGGCGTCACCGAAGGTGTGGCGGAACTCGGGCAGGACGCGACGCTCTGGCTCGAATGCAACGCGCGCGAGCTAAACGGAGTCAGCTTCATCAAGGGTTGCTACGTCGGGCAGGAGAATACCGCGCGCATGCACCACCGTGCGAAGGTCAACCGGCGGCTCGTGGTGGCGCCGGGGACCGAAGCCGCCGACCGCACCCGGGCCGTCTATCCCGAACTGGGCGTGAAGGTGGAATTGCGCCGGGTCGAGGCTCTGGGCGATGCGCTGATGACGTCTTGGCTGATGCAGGCCGTGGCGGCGTAA
- a CDS encoding DUF1134 domain-containing protein: MRGYFRAIGLAAGAVALLATPLSAQVRTVDPNSAIDADLSAQGTRTTPPPPPPYYREAPSGTPVDAGGDAPTPAPSPATTPMSADVASRTTAASESPTYKRDDVLAAAENTFGKGAEGLAGMVEKLLKEQGEPNAYIAGREVGGAFVVGLRYGSGVMTHRVEGQRKVYWTGPSLGFDVGGDASKVFVLVYNLYDSQELYHRFPSGEGRVFFVGGMAATYLRRGNTVLIPIRLGVGWRLGANVGYMNFTEKSRLLPF; the protein is encoded by the coding sequence ATGCGAGGGTATTTCAGGGCGATCGGGCTGGCGGCGGGCGCCGTGGCGCTGCTGGCGACGCCGCTTTCGGCGCAGGTGCGCACGGTCGACCCCAACAGCGCGATCGACGCCGATCTCTCGGCGCAGGGCACGCGCACCACGCCTCCGCCCCCGCCGCCCTATTATCGGGAAGCGCCGTCGGGCACGCCGGTCGATGCCGGTGGCGACGCGCCCACGCCCGCTCCATCGCCTGCGACCACGCCGATGTCCGCCGATGTCGCAAGCCGCACGACCGCGGCCTCCGAATCGCCGACCTACAAGCGCGACGACGTGCTAGCCGCGGCGGAGAATACTTTCGGCAAGGGCGCCGAGGGCTTGGCCGGCATGGTCGAGAAATTGCTGAAGGAACAGGGCGAACCCAACGCCTATATCGCAGGGCGCGAGGTCGGCGGCGCGTTCGTCGTCGGGCTGCGCTATGGTTCGGGCGTGATGACGCACCGCGTCGAGGGCCAGCGCAAGGTCTATTGGACGGGGCCGTCGCTCGGCTTCGACGTCGGGGGCGACGCCAGCAAGGTGTTCGTGCTGGTGTACAACCTGTACGATTCACAGGAACTCTATCACCGCTTCCCCTCCGGCGAGGGTCGGGTGTTCTTCGTCGGCGGCATGGCGGCGACCTATCTGCGGCGGGGCAACACGGTGCTGATCCCGATCCGGCTGGGCGTCGGCTGGCGACTGGGCGCAAACGTCGGATACATGAACTTCACCGAGAAATCGCGGCTGCTGCCGTTCTAG
- a CDS encoding C40 family peptidase codes for MTRGERIAAAAKAAVGARFRLHGRDLANGLDCVGLVAVAFRAGGYDGPVPTGYALRSGDGGALTEQMRAAGFARVRLMRPGDVIAMASGPGQLHLGIVTVDGFVHADAGLRRVVERPGAPPWPVVGRWRLTSKAKGDATWRR; via the coding sequence ATGACGCGGGGTGAGCGGATCGCCGCGGCGGCGAAGGCTGCGGTGGGGGCGCGGTTTCGCCTGCACGGGCGCGACTTGGCGAACGGACTCGATTGCGTCGGGCTGGTCGCGGTGGCGTTCCGGGCGGGCGGCTATGATGGGCCGGTGCCGACCGGGTACGCGCTGCGCAGCGGCGATGGCGGGGCGCTCACCGAACAGATGCGTGCGGCGGGCTTTGCGCGGGTGCGCTTGATGCGACCCGGCGACGTGATCGCGATGGCGAGCGGGCCGGGCCAGCTGCATCTGGGGATCGTGACCGTGGATGGCTTCGTCCACGCCGATGCGGGCTTGAGGCGCGTGGTCGAGCGGCCGGGCGCGCCGCCGTGGCCGGTGGTGGGCCGCTGGCGGCTGACGAGCAAGGCAAAGGGGGACGCGACATGGCGACGGTGA
- a CDS encoding OmpA family protein, translating into MRKLAVVLALASTALTTPALARDDSWYVGVEGGAMIVEDIDFDIRTAAGVNTTNAATVDHDYGFDVDGIIGYDFGAFRAEAEVGYKRANIDAYRSTVTTPSYNAAGTLVNTGAGNFGYAGGTTSVLSFMVNGLLDFGDDDGITGFVGGGVGVARVKAENYALNTRGPFLDDSDTVFAYQGLAGIRAPLGDHLDATLKYRFFNADNVRLVDVSGRTFDGRYRSHSILGGLTYNFGGPVVEEVAPPPPPPPVETPPPPPPPPAPAPVCTPGPYIVFFEWDRSDITPEASGILDNAVSAYQNCGNAQVMLAGHADRSGSANYNVGLSQRRADAVRGYLTGRGIADGTITSEAFGESRPRVETADGVRELQNRRVEITYGPGSGM; encoded by the coding sequence ATGCGGAAGCTTGCCGTCGTTCTGGCGCTTGCCTCGACCGCGCTCACCACTCCCGCCCTGGCCCGCGATGATTCGTGGTACGTGGGCGTCGAGGGTGGCGCGATGATCGTGGAAGACATCGACTTTGACATCCGGACTGCAGCCGGCGTGAACACCACGAACGCTGCGACCGTCGATCACGACTATGGCTTCGATGTCGATGGCATCATCGGCTACGACTTCGGTGCGTTCCGCGCCGAGGCCGAAGTGGGCTACAAGCGTGCCAACATCGACGCGTATCGCTCGACCGTCACCACGCCGTCCTACAATGCGGCCGGCACTCTGGTGAACACCGGTGCGGGCAACTTCGGCTATGCCGGCGGCACCACCTCGGTGCTCAGCTTCATGGTCAACGGCCTGCTCGACTTCGGCGACGATGACGGAATCACCGGCTTTGTCGGCGGTGGCGTCGGCGTCGCTCGCGTCAAGGCGGAGAACTACGCGCTGAACACGCGTGGGCCGTTCCTGGACGATTCGGACACAGTGTTCGCCTATCAGGGCCTCGCCGGTATCCGCGCGCCGCTCGGCGATCATCTGGATGCGACGCTGAAGTATCGCTTCTTCAACGCCGACAACGTCCGTCTGGTCGATGTCTCGGGTCGCACGTTCGACGGTCGTTACCGTTCGCACAGCATCCTGGGTGGCCTGACGTACAACTTCGGTGGCCCGGTCGTCGAGGAAGTGGCTCCGCCGCCTCCGCCGCCGCCGGTCGAGACGCCTCCGCCGCCTCCGCCGCCGCCGGCTCCTGCGCCGGTCTGCACGCCCGGGCCGTACATCGTGTTCTTCGAGTGGGATCGCTCGGACATCACGCCGGAAGCGTCGGGCATTCTGGACAACGCCGTCTCGGCTTACCAGAACTGCGGCAACGCACAGGTCATGCTCGCCGGTCACGCCGACCGTTCGGGTTCGGCGAACTACAACGTCGGCCTGTCGCAGCGCCGTGCGGATGCGGTTCGTGGCTACTTGACGGGTCGCGGCATCGCCGACGGCACGATCACGAGCGAAGCGTTCGGCGAGAGCCGTCCGCGCGTCGAAACCGCCGATGGCGTTCGCGAGCTCCAGAACCGTCGCGTGGAAATCACCTACGGGCCTGGCTCGGGGATGTAA